One Terriglobia bacterium DNA segment encodes these proteins:
- a CDS encoding TIGR03435 family protein, whose translation MSIVVKGNLAYMYLGKPIAVFAAAALLTAGVAVQAQKFSFDVVSIKPSAPGNGQRGSSGPRGDRLVMSRTTLKSLLQTAYPAAPGTNRQLDIIGGPPWLDTDMFDIEAKADCSNGPIDRARYALMIQSMLEDRFHLKAHTEPRETPSYDLVVAKEGLKFKLSADQTPLNPAGNNAPVLCPPPTTAPPASVTPPPVPGQRVAPFDLAKMRGIISFQYAPGSVTVTGNAVQINMLLMVAANDSGRPVIDKTNLKELYDFKFQFGPDRWSVPPQRGEPGTVPAATDPVPPLASAIQQLGLRLESVKVPIEVLVVESAQKPIEN comes from the coding sequence GTGTCTATAGTGGTTAAGGGGAATCTTGCTTATATGTATCTCGGCAAACCGATTGCAGTTTTTGCCGCCGCAGCTTTACTCACGGCCGGAGTCGCAGTTCAAGCGCAAAAGTTCTCCTTCGATGTTGTCTCCATCAAGCCGAGCGCGCCGGGAAATGGACAACGTGGCAGCAGCGGTCCGAGGGGAGACCGTCTCGTGATGTCGAGGACGACACTGAAATCGCTGCTGCAGACCGCGTATCCGGCGGCCCCTGGAACCAACCGTCAGCTCGACATCATCGGAGGGCCGCCATGGCTGGATACGGACATGTTCGACATCGAGGCGAAGGCCGACTGCAGCAACGGCCCGATCGATCGAGCCCGGTATGCGCTCATGATTCAATCGATGCTCGAGGACCGGTTTCACCTGAAAGCGCACACGGAGCCGCGAGAAACTCCGAGTTACGACCTGGTCGTTGCGAAGGAAGGGCTGAAATTCAAGCTCTCTGCGGACCAGACGCCGCTCAATCCGGCCGGAAACAACGCACCGGTCCTGTGTCCTCCACCAACGACAGCTCCACCGGCGTCGGTAACCCCACCACCTGTTCCCGGTCAGCGCGTCGCGCCGTTCGATCTGGCAAAAATGCGGGGCATTATCAGTTTTCAGTATGCGCCGGGATCGGTGACGGTAACTGGAAACGCGGTACAAATAAACATGTTGTTGATGGTTGCGGCGAACGACAGCGGCCGCCCGGTTATCGACAAAACGAATCTGAAAGAGCTGTACGACTTCAAATTCCAGTTCGGCCCGGACCGCTGGTCGGTACCGCCGCAGCGAGGCGAACCGGGAACAGTCCCGGCCGCAACCGATCCGGTCCCGCCGCTTGCATCGGCGATCCAGCAACTCGGCTTGAGGTTGGAATCCGTCAAAGTGCCGATCGAGGTCCTCGTCGTCGAATCGGCTCAAAAGCCGATCGAGAATTGA